One window from the genome of Nisaea sediminum encodes:
- a CDS encoding Lrp/AsnC family transcriptional regulator, protein MSSNGEGQLDKVGWQLLRVLQEDARLSFSELGRRVGLSSPAVAERVRRMEDLGIINGYRTIVNPEKLGYPTTAFIHLKTSGEHYNKIATVAHTLSEVLECHHVTGQDSYMIKVIVSSMVHLEHVISQMRKYGETTTSIVLSSPVKGKMIAAGPSVRMGPATPPMFLVENE, encoded by the coding sequence ATGAGTAGTAACGGCGAAGGTCAACTGGATAAGGTCGGCTGGCAGCTCCTTCGGGTGTTGCAGGAAGACGCGCGCCTCTCCTTCAGCGAACTCGGGCGCCGGGTCGGCCTGTCGTCTCCCGCCGTCGCCGAGCGTGTGCGCCGGATGGAGGATCTCGGGATCATCAACGGCTACCGGACCATCGTGAATCCGGAAAAGCTGGGATACCCGACCACGGCCTTCATCCATCTGAAGACCTCCGGCGAGCACTACAACAAGATCGCGACGGTCGCGCACACCCTGAGTGAAGTCCTCGAGTGCCATCACGTGACTGGTCAGGACAGCTACATGATCAAGGTCATCGTCTCCTCGATGGTGCATCTCGAGCATGTCATCTCCCAGATGCGGAAATACGGAGAGACGACGACCTCGATCGTTCTCTCCTCGCCGGTGAAGGGCAAGATGATCGCGGCAGGGCCGAGCGTCCGGATGGGACCGGCGACGCCGCCGATGTTCCTCGTCGAGAACGAATAG
- a CDS encoding ribbon-helix-helix domain-containing protein, translating into MARVIGSDRIRKNVTIGNRRTSVSLEAQVWNGLSDICKREEIGIDALCTRVAERRKESSMSSALRVFLLTYFRLVVENIEQSLSAAPQGGMGEDVQPPIPGFLDTALQRFALEQEQYATSEQAQAAH; encoded by the coding sequence GTGGCACGCGTTATCGGTAGCGACCGTATCAGAAAGAACGTCACGATCGGCAATCGGCGTACAAGCGTAAGTCTGGAAGCACAGGTTTGGAATGGACTGTCCGATATCTGCAAAAGAGAAGAGATCGGCATAGACGCACTCTGCACGCGCGTCGCGGAGCGCCGCAAGGAATCCAGCATGTCCTCCGCCTTGCGCGTCTTCCTGCTGACCTATTTCAGGCTTGTCGTGGAGAATATCGAGCAGAGCCTCAGCGCCGCCCCGCAAGGCGGCATGGGAGAAGATGTCCAGCCGCCAATCCCCGGTTTTCTCGATACCGCCCTGCAGCGCTTTGCGCTGGAACAGGAACAATATGCCACGAGCGAGCAGGCGCAGGCCGCGCACTAG
- a CDS encoding TIGR01459 family HAD-type hydrolase — translation MPATLSAFSEIAERYDGFIFDVWGTLYDGGKAFPDALSTVRALAERKKKLLVLSNSPRVPSVVAERLTGIGFELSWFTDIVTSGGMVADIVGGRNDAEARSLGERVLWLGRARFPDTLPAGAFTEVAEVGEADWILNAGPENPDSRIEEVEPLLAEGAGRGLPMVCANPDKSVFQLGVRQICAGAMAERYESLGGRVRHFGKPFPEIFTHCLERIALPAERVLVVGDNLETDILGANRAGIDSLLLGGGIHAGELAGDPVQKLPALIAEHGARPAYFAGSLAW, via the coding sequence ATGCCCGCCACGCTGTCCGCCTTTTCCGAAATCGCCGAGCGTTATGACGGTTTCATCTTCGATGTCTGGGGCACGCTCTATGACGGCGGCAAAGCCTTCCCGGACGCGCTCTCGACCGTTCGGGCGCTGGCGGAGCGGAAGAAGAAACTGCTGGTGCTCTCGAACTCCCCGCGCGTCCCGTCGGTGGTCGCGGAACGGCTGACGGGGATCGGTTTCGAGCTTTCCTGGTTCACGGACATCGTGACTTCGGGCGGTATGGTCGCTGACATCGTGGGCGGCAGGAATGACGCCGAGGCGCGGAGTCTCGGCGAGCGGGTGCTCTGGCTCGGGCGGGCGCGCTTTCCGGACACGCTTCCGGCTGGTGCCTTCACCGAGGTCGCGGAGGTCGGCGAGGCGGACTGGATCCTCAACGCCGGACCGGAGAACCCGGACTCCCGCATCGAGGAGGTCGAGCCGTTGCTCGCCGAAGGTGCCGGCCGCGGTCTGCCGATGGTCTGTGCCAATCCGGACAAATCGGTGTTCCAACTGGGCGTTAGGCAGATCTGTGCCGGCGCGATGGCGGAGCGCTATGAAAGTCTGGGCGGCCGGGTGCGCCATTTCGGCAAGCCGTTCCCGGAGATCTTCACACACTGCCTGGAGCGGATCGCACTCCCTGCGGAGCGGGTGCTCGTCGTCGGGGACAATCTGGAAACGGATATTCTCGGCGCCAACCGGGCCGGCATCGACAGCCTGTTGCTCGGCGGCGGCATCCACGCGGGGGAACTCGCCGGAGATCCGGTGCAGAAGCTCCCGGCCCTGATCGCGGAGCACGGTGCGCGGCCGGCCTATTTCGCCGGATCGCTCGCCTGGTAG
- a CDS encoding EAL domain-containing protein, giving the protein MRNVLIASFYILPAIALAVLLPEVPVLAIPGWGAGLALLTVGGLVQTGLSLGAARASSERQLEVLAHELAVTRQDLDAAREELSRIREAIEEMPDSGHVVAELKVLQGLLGQLSAKTPEKPKAKAAAAKKVDDIGLPAVAAAESHGEPLLLIDDAEVLTIVEQALREDRVDLYLQPIVKLPSRKRQFYECFSRIVDDRGRVITPEQYIPLAEEAGLVAVIDNMLLFRCIQLVRRAVRGQPDLAFFCNISNGSLTDVDFFTDFIEFLADNQKLIPNLFFEFEQEAIVNPSYETQVNLQRLQNLGFHFSLDQVRSLDVDLPHLASLGFKYIKVGAHMLHELARGDDPQLDMRRFKGALDRCAMDLIVEKIETEDMLLDLLDLKIDYGQGYLFGEPRPTTQPAK; this is encoded by the coding sequence TTGCGTAACGTCCTGATCGCAAGCTTCTACATTCTGCCGGCCATCGCGCTTGCCGTTCTGCTGCCCGAAGTCCCCGTGCTGGCGATCCCCGGCTGGGGTGCCGGACTGGCGCTGCTGACGGTCGGCGGGCTGGTGCAGACCGGCCTTTCGCTCGGCGCGGCGCGTGCCTCCTCGGAACGGCAGCTCGAGGTGCTGGCGCACGAACTCGCGGTCACGCGGCAGGACCTGGACGCCGCGCGAGAGGAGCTCTCCCGAATCCGCGAGGCGATCGAGGAAATGCCGGACAGCGGCCATGTGGTGGCCGAATTGAAGGTCCTGCAGGGCCTGCTCGGGCAGCTCTCCGCAAAGACGCCGGAAAAGCCCAAGGCGAAAGCCGCGGCGGCGAAAAAGGTGGACGATATCGGCCTGCCGGCGGTGGCGGCGGCCGAAAGCCATGGCGAGCCGCTGCTGCTGATCGACGACGCGGAGGTTCTGACCATCGTCGAACAGGCGCTGCGCGAGGACCGGGTCGACCTCTATCTGCAGCCGATCGTGAAGCTGCCGTCGCGCAAGCGGCAATTCTACGAATGCTTCTCGCGCATCGTCGACGACCGCGGACGGGTCATCACGCCGGAGCAGTATATTCCGCTCGCCGAGGAAGCCGGGCTGGTCGCGGTGATCGACAATATGCTGCTGTTCCGCTGCATCCAGCTGGTCCGTCGCGCGGTGCGCGGACAGCCGGATCTCGCCTTCTTCTGCAACATCTCGAACGGCTCGCTGACCGATGTCGATTTCTTCACCGACTTCATCGAGTTCCTCGCGGACAACCAGAAGCTGATTCCGAACCTCTTTTTCGAATTCGAACAGGAAGCGATCGTCAATCCGAGCTACGAGACCCAGGTCAACCTGCAGCGCTTGCAGAATCTCGGCTTCCACTTCTCGCTCGATCAGGTCCGTTCACTCGACGTGGACCTCCCGCATCTGGCGAGTCTCGGCTTCAAATACATCAAGGTTGGCGCCCACATGCTGCACGAGCTTGCCCGGGGGGACGATCCGCAGCTCGATATGCGGCGCTTCAAGGGCGCTCTCGATCGTTGCGCCATGGATCTCATCGTCGAGAAGATCGAGACCGAGGACATGCTGCTCGACCTGCTCGACCTTAAAATCGACTACGGTCAGGGCTATCTCTTCGGGGAACCGCGGCCGACGACGCAGCCCGCCAAGTAA
- a CDS encoding quinone-dependent dihydroorotate dehydrogenase: MLADLALPLLRCLDPETAHRLTVRVLGSGFMPVGTSWKPDPRLAQDLFGLHFAHPVGIAAGFDKDAEAYAGALRLGAAFVEVGTMTPKAQPGNPRPRLFRLPEDEAVINRNGFNNNGLASGAARLSGRVRAEGIVGANVGANKGVETPESDYAAGVAAMAPLADYITINVSSPNTPGLRDLQAPGPLRDLLRAAKTARAEVVPENAPAILLKIAPDLGDEQLEGIVGVVLEEEIDGMIVSNTTIARPESLRNPNRSETGGLSGAPLFGPSTEILRKTYCLTGGKIPLIGVGGVDSGAAAYAKIKAGASLVQLYTALIYKGPGLVRRIADELGTLLERDGCSSLAEAVGVETGTAP, translated from the coding sequence ATGCTCGCCGATCTCGCGCTCCCCCTGTTGCGCTGTCTCGATCCGGAGACCGCGCACCGTCTCACCGTTAGGGTTCTTGGATCGGGCTTCATGCCGGTCGGCACAAGCTGGAAGCCGGATCCGCGTCTGGCGCAGGACCTTTTCGGCCTGCATTTTGCGCACCCTGTCGGGATTGCCGCCGGGTTCGACAAGGACGCCGAGGCCTATGCCGGCGCGCTCCGGCTCGGCGCCGCCTTCGTCGAGGTCGGGACCATGACGCCGAAGGCCCAGCCGGGCAATCCGCGCCCGCGCCTGTTCCGCCTGCCGGAGGACGAAGCGGTGATCAACCGCAACGGCTTCAATAACAATGGGTTGGCATCGGGCGCTGCCCGTCTTTCCGGCCGTGTCAGAGCGGAGGGGATCGTCGGCGCCAATGTGGGTGCCAACAAGGGCGTCGAGACGCCGGAGAGCGACTATGCGGCCGGTGTCGCCGCGATGGCGCCGCTCGCCGATTACATCACCATCAACGTCTCCTCCCCGAACACGCCGGGTCTCCGCGACCTGCAGGCGCCGGGACCGCTGCGCGACCTCCTCAGGGCTGCCAAGACGGCGCGCGCGGAGGTGGTGCCGGAGAACGCGCCCGCCATCCTTCTGAAGATCGCGCCGGACCTCGGAGATGAGCAGCTCGAAGGCATCGTCGGCGTAGTACTGGAGGAGGAGATCGACGGCATGATCGTCTCCAATACGACGATCGCGCGCCCCGAGAGCCTGAGGAATCCGAACCGGTCCGAGACGGGCGGCCTGAGCGGCGCGCCGCTGTTCGGCCCCTCGACCGAGATCCTGCGCAAGACCTATTGCCTGACTGGCGGAAAGATTCCGCTGATCGGCGTCGGCGGTGTCGATTCGGGCGCGGCGGCCTATGCCAAGATCAAGGCCGGTGCCTCCCTCGTTCAGCTCTACACCGCTTTGATATATAAAGGACCCGGTCTCGTCAGACGCATCGCCGACGAACTTGGCACGTTGCTTGAACGGGACGGATGTTCCTCCCTCGCGGAGGCTGTCGGCGTGGAAACCGGGACCGCGCCCTGA
- a CDS encoding DUF952 domain-containing protein, with protein MTDTAPFRWIYHLSRRADWDRAKADGSYAGSREDNADGFLHFSTALQVAASAAKHRAGEAGLVLLEVDVDKLGDALKWEPARGGDLFPHLYGPLPVAAVAAEFDLPLGADGLHQFPDMKAE; from the coding sequence ATGACAGACACAGCACCCTTCCGGTGGATCTACCACCTTTCCCGGCGCGCCGACTGGGACCGCGCCAAGGCCGACGGCAGCTACGCGGGGTCGCGCGAGGATAATGCCGACGGTTTCCTGCATTTCTCGACCGCGCTGCAGGTCGCGGCCAGTGCCGCAAAGCACCGCGCGGGGGAGGCCGGTCTCGTTCTGCTGGAAGTCGACGTCGACAAGCTCGGGGACGCGCTCAAATGGGAGCCGGCCCGGGGCGGCGATCTCTTCCCGCATCTCTACGGTCCTCTGCCCGTCGCCGCCGTCGCCGCCGAGTTCGATCTTCCGCTCGGCGCGGACGGTCTCCACCAGTTTCCCGACATGAAGGCGGAATAA
- a CDS encoding branched-chain amino acid aminotransferase gives MKSLTYLDGEWHEGNPAVLGPATLATWLGAVIFDGARAFEGVAPDLDLHCQRACASAEKMGMKSPISAAELEKLAIEGIKKFPSDVALYIKPVMWAEDGWIYPNPETTRFMLHIFESPLPEPKGFSAHVSSHRRPAPDQAPTDAKAACLYPNAGRALREANLAGFDNAVMLDPIGNVAEFATANIFMAKDGVVKTPTPNGTFLNGITRQRVIKLLRAEGVTVEEATVTPADLRAADEIWSTGNHAKVMPVTRFEEREMQPGPMATKARELYWAYAKTGASF, from the coding sequence ATGAAATCGCTGACCTATCTCGACGGAGAATGGCACGAAGGCAATCCGGCCGTGCTCGGTCCGGCCACCCTGGCGACCTGGCTGGGTGCAGTCATTTTCGACGGCGCACGGGCTTTCGAAGGCGTCGCGCCGGACCTCGACCTGCATTGCCAGCGCGCCTGCGCCTCGGCCGAGAAGATGGGGATGAAGTCCCCGATCTCCGCGGCCGAGCTCGAGAAGCTCGCGATCGAGGGGATCAAGAAGTTCCCGAGCGACGTCGCGCTCTATATCAAGCCGGTCATGTGGGCGGAGGACGGGTGGATCTATCCGAATCCGGAAACCACCCGCTTCATGCTGCATATCTTCGAGTCGCCGCTGCCGGAGCCGAAAGGTTTCTCCGCGCACGTCTCCTCGCACCGCCGTCCGGCGCCCGACCAGGCGCCGACCGACGCCAAGGCCGCCTGCCTCTATCCGAATGCGGGCCGCGCGCTCCGCGAGGCGAACCTGGCCGGTTTCGACAATGCGGTCATGCTGGACCCGATCGGCAATGTCGCCGAGTTCGCCACGGCGAACATCTTCATGGCCAAGGACGGCGTGGTGAAGACCCCGACGCCGAACGGCACCTTCCTCAACGGCATCACCCGCCAGCGTGTGATCAAGCTGCTCCGTGCCGAGGGCGTGACCGTCGAGGAAGCGACCGTGACGCCGGCGGACCTGCGTGCCGCGGACGAGATCTGGTCGACCGGCAACCACGCCAAGGTGATGCCGGTGACCCGCTTCGAGGAGCGCGAGATGCAGCCGGGCCCGATGGCGACCAAGGCCCGCGAACTCTACTGGGCCTACGCCAAGACCGGCGCCTCCTTCTAG
- a CDS encoding DUF1028 domain-containing protein: MTFSIAGYCAETGQIGCALATSSIAAGGRVAFAHWGVGVVLTQARTDPRLGPQGLALLRSGHNAEETVASLVASSPDRDWRQLAVLDKDGNGAFHTGQRVSAPADAITAKHCVAAGNWVKDETVVAAMVSGFGQDPFLPLAERLLRAIEDAVAAGGELDPLRSAALGVHGRNGFAMVDLRIDRSEEPVADLREAWKEWEPIMPGYIERALSPATAPATEDLEGHSKN; encoded by the coding sequence GTGACCTTCTCCATCGCGGGATACTGTGCCGAGACCGGCCAGATCGGCTGCGCGCTCGCGACCTCCAGCATCGCGGCCGGCGGGCGCGTCGCCTTCGCCCATTGGGGTGTCGGGGTCGTGCTGACCCAAGCGCGGACCGATCCCCGGCTCGGTCCGCAGGGTCTCGCCCTGCTTCGGAGCGGTCACAATGCGGAGGAGACCGTGGCCTCTCTCGTCGCCTCCAGTCCGGACCGCGACTGGCGCCAACTGGCCGTGCTGGACAAGGACGGCAATGGCGCCTTCCACACAGGTCAGCGGGTCTCCGCGCCGGCCGATGCCATCACCGCCAAGCATTGCGTGGCGGCGGGCAACTGGGTGAAGGACGAAACGGTGGTCGCCGCGATGGTCTCGGGGTTCGGCCAGGATCCGTTCCTGCCGCTCGCCGAAAGGCTGCTGCGCGCCATTGAGGACGCGGTCGCCGCCGGCGGCGAGCTCGATCCGCTCCGCTCGGCCGCGCTCGGTGTACATGGCCGCAACGGCTTTGCCATGGTGGACCTGCGGATCGACCGCTCGGAAGAGCCGGTCGCCGATCTCAGGGAAGCCTGGAAGGAATGGGAGCCGATCATGCCCGGCTATATCGAGCGTGCCCTCTCGCCGGCGACTGCGCCGGCAACGGAAGACCTCGAAGGGCACTCGAAAAATTAA
- a CDS encoding dihydroneopterin aldolase, with the protein MARERIGDNVTPLDVVRESAAQRQRQPSYTVRIRDLVLNMFIGVHEFEKAKPQRVKICVDLTLDYPEEGIGNHYSRVFCYETFIGRIRMIAEAGHVLLVEGFAERIADLAFDDRRVNAVKVEVEKLDIFSDAAGVGTLIEKFRPQD; encoded by the coding sequence GTGGCCAGAGAACGGATCGGCGATAATGTGACGCCGCTCGACGTCGTGCGCGAGAGCGCGGCGCAACGGCAGCGCCAGCCGAGCTACACGGTCAGGATCCGCGATCTCGTGCTCAACATGTTCATCGGTGTGCACGAGTTCGAAAAGGCGAAGCCGCAGCGGGTGAAGATCTGCGTCGACCTGACTCTCGATTACCCCGAAGAGGGGATCGGCAACCATTACAGCCGGGTGTTCTGTTACGAGACCTTCATCGGCCGCATCCGGATGATCGCCGAGGCCGGCCACGTCCTGCTGGTCGAGGGTTTCGCGGAACGGATCGCCGATCTTGCGTTCGACGACCGGCGCGTCAACGCGGTCAAGGTCGAGGTAGAGAAGCTCGATATCTTCAGCGACGCCGCGGGTGTCGGCACCCTGATCGAGAAGTTCCGCCCGCAGGACTGA
- a CDS encoding NIPSNAP family protein, whose protein sequence is MLLDVRTYTCRPGTIKKHLEIYEKYGKAPQTKHLGQPLAYMVTETGNPNTYIHIWVYESAGDREAKRAAMWADPDWLEYTKKSAELGGLVEQQNCLMKPVDFFKIKT, encoded by the coding sequence ATGCTGCTCGACGTGCGCACCTATACCTGCCGGCCCGGCACCATCAAGAAACATCTCGAGATCTACGAGAAATACGGCAAGGCGCCGCAGACCAAGCATCTGGGCCAGCCGCTTGCCTACATGGTGACGGAGACCGGCAACCCGAACACCTACATCCATATCTGGGTCTACGAGAGTGCGGGTGATCGCGAAGCCAAGCGTGCGGCCATGTGGGCCGACCCGGACTGGCTCGAATACACGAAGAAAAGTGCCGAGCTGGGCGGCCTGGTCGAGCAGCAGAACTGCCTGATGAAGCCGGTCGATTTCTTCAAGATCAAGACCTGA
- a CDS encoding bifunctional metallophosphatase/5'-nucleotidase yields MRVLLRTVLPALLLATFASLAGFSVFAEPLRLSIVHVNDWDRLDPKDRAGGAAKIASIARYERDRVEAEGGQVLLTFGGDMISPSLLSGFDKGAHMVALANAIGFNAAVLGNHEFDFGPEVLIDRLKEAKYPVLGSNISYKGKPGFPGADRSLLIEAGEYRIGLLGLTTTDTPSLSSSGPDVAFTPLAETAKETTEALRGQGADLVVALTHAVYQEDLETLRQVAGIDIVLGGHDHLVLILYDGKQAILKSGSQGNFVGIMDIVIDRVEGRGGPQLVWQPSFSMVNTLDVEEDPEIAQRVAGYMAELDKELAVDIGPTEVALDTRRSSVRSGENAFGNLVADAMRAATRADAALTNGGGIRGDTTYVEGRVLTRKDVLTELPFGNKTVTMRLKGSDLKAALENGVSKVEEAAGRFPHVSGISFAYSGNKPAGSRVSDVKVGGLPLDLGKVYVVAVNDFVARGGDGYTSLENGEPVVDASSARLMANQVIDFIQAKGGVKIGVEGRVRRLD; encoded by the coding sequence ATGCGTGTGCTGCTCCGCACGGTTTTACCCGCTTTGCTCCTTGCGACCTTCGCGTCTCTCGCGGGATTCTCGGTATTTGCGGAGCCGCTCCGGCTCTCCATCGTTCATGTAAACGACTGGGACCGTCTCGATCCGAAGGATCGGGCCGGCGGGGCGGCGAAAATCGCCAGCATCGCCCGCTACGAACGGGATCGGGTCGAAGCCGAAGGCGGGCAGGTTCTGCTGACCTTCGGTGGCGACATGATCTCGCCCTCGCTCCTCTCCGGGTTCGACAAGGGCGCGCACATGGTGGCGCTCGCCAACGCCATCGGCTTCAACGCGGCGGTCCTCGGCAACCATGAATTCGACTTCGGGCCAGAGGTCCTGATCGACCGGCTGAAGGAGGCGAAATACCCGGTCCTCGGCAGCAACATCTCCTACAAGGGCAAGCCCGGATTTCCGGGTGCCGACCGTTCGCTTCTGATCGAGGCGGGGGAATACAGGATCGGCCTGCTCGGGCTGACGACCACAGACACACCGAGCCTGTCGAGTTCCGGTCCGGACGTTGCCTTTACGCCACTCGCAGAGACGGCAAAGGAGACGACAGAAGCGCTCCGCGGACAGGGGGCGGATCTGGTGGTTGCGCTGACCCACGCGGTCTATCAGGAGGATCTCGAGACTCTGCGCCAGGTTGCCGGCATTGACATCGTGCTCGGCGGTCACGATCACCTGGTGCTGATCCTCTACGACGGCAAGCAGGCGATCCTGAAGTCCGGCAGCCAGGGCAATTTCGTCGGCATCATGGACATCGTGATCGACCGGGTCGAAGGCCGGGGCGGGCCGCAACTGGTCTGGCAGCCGAGTTTCTCCATGGTCAACACGCTCGATGTCGAGGAGGACCCGGAAATCGCGCAGCGGGTCGCCGGATACATGGCGGAACTCGACAAGGAACTCGCTGTCGACATCGGTCCGACCGAGGTTGCGCTCGATACCAGGCGGTCCTCGGTGCGCAGCGGGGAGAACGCCTTCGGCAATCTCGTCGCCGACGCGATGCGGGCGGCGACGAGGGCGGACGCCGCGCTGACCAACGGCGGCGGGATCCGGGGCGATACGACCTATGTCGAAGGCCGCGTGCTGACCCGCAAGGACGTCCTCACGGAACTGCCCTTCGGCAACAAGACGGTGACGATGCGCCTGAAGGGATCGGACCTGAAGGCGGCGCTCGAGAATGGGGTCTCCAAAGTCGAGGAGGCCGCGGGCCGGTTCCCGCATGTGTCGGGGATCAGCTTTGCCTATAGCGGAAACAAACCGGCCGGATCGCGGGTCTCCGACGTCAAAGTCGGTGGATTGCCGCTTGATCTCGGTAAGGTCTATGTCGTCGCTGTGAACGATTTCGTCGCGCGTGGCGGTGACGGATACACATCCCTCGAGAACGGCGAACCGGTCGTCGATGCCAGCTCCGCCCGGTTGATGGCGAACCAGGTGATCGATTTCATTCAGGCCAAGGGTGGCGTCAAGATCGGTGTTGAAGGACGGGTTCGCCGCCTCGACTGA
- the cobT gene encoding cobaltochelatase subunit CobT: protein MASSADDDRLEDFKRATASCVRAMAHEKELEVTYGADTASASGDRVRLPSPPRGLKAEDVARVRGEADGLALKLRYHDAATHARRQPTGQAALEIFDAAEQARVEALGSMRMSGVARNLEAAMEQRYEKQGLANVTEKEDVALSEVVRLMAREAITGEAPPECARGAVDLWRPWVTSKIGETLTELSRHIDDQEAYAKLSRQLISDLDLEIGEEGMTEESESDSEAEDDGGEGEELNDSGTRGTAEDSTSSEMVPSDMEAGDEAGEGEDSEDGDFEPGEGDDQPANPGTPPPMHNADDANRMQKAYHAFTTEYDEVVLAEELCDAEELARLRALLDQQLSHLQGMIGKLANRMQRKLLAKQNRSWNFDLEEGILDAARLARVVVMPESPLSYKMEKDTDFRDTVVTLLIDNSGSMRGRPISIAAMSADILARTLERCGVKVEVLGFTTRAWKGGMSRENWIQGGKPVNPGRLNDLRHIIYKSADAPWRHARKSLGLMLREGILKENIDGEALLWAHQRLLARPEERRILMVISDGAPVDDSTLSVNPGNYLERHLREVIQYIETRSPVELIAIGIGHDVTRYYRRAVTIVDAEQLGGTMMDQLTNLFDEDTPKARRSGMRRAG, encoded by the coding sequence ATGGCATCATCGGCGGACGACGACCGGCTTGAGGATTTCAAGCGTGCGACAGCTTCCTGCGTGCGTGCGATGGCGCACGAGAAGGAGCTGGAGGTCACCTATGGGGCGGACACGGCGAGCGCTTCCGGCGACCGCGTGCGTCTGCCCTCGCCGCCGCGCGGCCTCAAGGCCGAGGATGTCGCCCGGGTCCGGGGCGAGGCTGACGGTCTTGCTCTGAAACTCCGCTACCACGATGCCGCGACCCATGCCCGGCGGCAGCCGACGGGGCAGGCCGCGCTGGAGATCTTCGACGCGGCCGAACAGGCGCGGGTCGAGGCGCTCGGCTCGATGCGGATGTCCGGCGTTGCCCGGAACCTCGAAGCCGCGATGGAGCAGCGCTACGAGAAGCAGGGCCTTGCCAACGTCACCGAGAAGGAAGACGTGGCATTGTCGGAAGTGGTCCGACTGATGGCGCGCGAGGCGATCACCGGCGAGGCGCCTCCGGAATGCGCGCGCGGTGCGGTCGATCTTTGGCGGCCCTGGGTCACCTCGAAGATCGGCGAGACGCTGACCGAGCTTTCCCGGCACATCGACGACCAGGAAGCCTACGCGAAACTTTCCCGTCAGCTGATCAGCGATCTCGATCTGGAGATCGGGGAAGAGGGCATGACGGAGGAATCCGAGTCGGATTCGGAGGCCGAGGACGATGGCGGCGAAGGTGAGGAGCTGAACGACAGCGGGACCCGCGGCACCGCCGAGGACAGCACCTCCTCCGAGATGGTTCCGTCCGACATGGAAGCGGGCGACGAGGCCGGCGAGGGCGAGGACAGCGAGGACGGCGATTTCGAGCCCGGCGAGGGTGACGATCAGCCGGCCAATCCGGGTACGCCGCCGCCGATGCACAACGCCGACGACGCCAACCGCATGCAGAAGGCCTATCACGCCTTCACGACCGAATATGACGAGGTCGTCCTGGCCGAAGAGCTCTGCGATGCCGAGGAACTGGCGCGGCTCCGTGCCCTTCTGGACCAGCAGCTCAGTCACCTCCAGGGCATGATCGGAAAGCTCGCCAACCGGATGCAGCGCAAGCTGCTGGCGAAGCAGAACCGGTCCTGGAACTTCGACCTCGAGGAAGGCATCCTCGATGCCGCGCGGCTCGCCCGCGTCGTGGTCATGCCGGAAAGCCCGCTCTCCTACAAGATGGAGAAGGACACCGACTTCCGCGATACCGTGGTCACGCTGCTGATCGACAATTCAGGTTCCATGCGCGGCCGGCCGATCTCGATCGCCGCGATGAGCGCGGACATCCTCGCGCGGACGCTCGAGCGCTGCGGCGTGAAGGTCGAGGTGCTCGGCTTCACCACGCGCGCCTGGAAGGGCGGGATGTCGCGCGAGAACTGGATCCAGGGCGGCAAGCCGGTCAATCCGGGCCGTCTTAACGATCTCCGCCACATCATCTACAAGTCCGCCGACGCGCCGTGGCGCCATGCCCGCAAGTCGCTCGGCCTGATGCTGCGCGAAGGCATCCTGAAAGAGAATATCGACGGCGAGGCCCTGCTCTGGGCGCATCAGCGCCTGCTGGCCCGGCCGGAAGAACGCCGCATCCTGATGGTGATCTCCGACGGTGCGCCGGTCGACGATTCAACGCTGTCGGTCAATCCGGGGAACTATCTCGAGCGCCATCTGCGCGAGGTGATCCAGTATATCGAGACCCGGTCCCCGGTGGAGCTGATCGCGATCGGCATCGGCCACGACGTGACCCGCTACTATCGCCGTGCGGTGACGATCGTGGATGCGGAACAGCTCGGCGGTACGATGATGGATCAGCTGACCAACCTCTTTGACGAGGACACGCCGAAGGCCCGCCGTTCCGGCATGCGTCGCGCCGGATAA